The Malassezia japonica chromosome 5, complete sequence genome contains a region encoding:
- the PEX1 gene encoding Peroxisome biosynthesis protein pex1 (COG:O; EggNog:ENOG503NWW4) has protein sequence MAPARVRATSARVGVDPALRTSLVHLPASLCNTLVSRNVVAQTLIVEIGTEKQSYYCGWTGLSAAHAMLDDPKGQPAERLVVGPSLASLFAPVLRDGMDVSLRLFRSPPVPIAEQVHVVPLHADDWEILSIHAEDVETNMLAQVRAAKQNQVLAVQVGRSASTVVRFIVEKTVPPTLAEGEEGEGAIAVRLSTDSEVIVAPKQRAPQQEKAEALVPTADTPSGPLNAASAAGALAHAMWRVLPSAYVQEDEGNSWTALVPASHAPPDVDHPTYELLSLAFSHGKACVTRIGCPTQSKGDEHPTNATASAAFAPGDALPSAPVQWPPMHVWLGKELREKLNVSDLDLVQFSAPPPGAVRGAERSTSFPTPLQRYTPAALPGMDKVMAQCLGAVEGVHLQRVLQAADQGRLDVHEQAKAHAVPYTSTSGLLLCGGPGSGKTAVAKAVGARLAADPAALYRTMYIDCATFVEERMPLVRSHFKKWLDDAAWHAPTLLILDNLDLLMPAEAENVDGTRSTQLAHALIAKIQETVQDFDVFVLATAQSLTNVHAALQGGRLWTETVSIKPPAKDARRAILERLVGELATKAAKQKEEESSGATPAEPEAHEAQLPEHAAETQPGGEAEAHMPPPSDAAPPQNTSAAPDTSDLDWVALVNNTDGYHVADLKMLTQRAVHQSTMRHLLASDAFTLNMADFAAAQEDFTPLSLRDVKLEKSSTNWSDIGGLTATRQTLRETLEWPTKYAAIFANCPLRLRSGLLLYGYPGCGKTLLASAVAKECGLHFISVKGPEILNKYIGASEKSVRDLFDRAQAAKPCVLFFDEFDSIAPKRGHDSTGVTDRVVNQMLTQMDGAEGLDGVYVLAATSRPDLIDSALLRPGRLDKSLLCDMPNYDDRIDILKAISQKVHLDPEVDLHYWAKRTEGFSGADLQALLYNAHLETINEAIQHDDVPRASGQTQPAAVAYTAVPPTDAPPAKAQSGAERAAFSERLARILGEKSSAAVANAAPAEAPAARLVTAKQIESALRTTRPSVPKEEVARLSRIYRTFAGDRDGAFPDGAPSDAIGARTSLM, from the coding sequence atggcgccggcgcgagtgcgggcgacgagcgcgcgcgtaGGCGTGGaccctgcgctgcgcacgagcttggTGCACCTTCCCGCGTCGCTGTGCAACACACTGGTCTCTCGCAATGTCGTCGCGCAGACGCTCATTGTCGAAATCGGCACGGAGAAGCAGTCGTACTACTGCGGCTGGACGGGTCTGAGCGCAGCCCACgcgatgctcgacgacccAAAGGGCCAGCCGGCGGAGCGGCTGGTCGTAGGGCCCTCGCTCGCTtcgctctttgcgccggtgctgcgcgatgGGATGGACGTGAGCCTCCGCCTGTTTCGGTCGCCCCCGGTGCCGATCGCGGAGCAGGTGCACGTCGtgccgctgcacgccgacgactGGGAGATCCTCTCGATCCACGCAGAGGACGTCGAGACGAATATGCTCGCGCAGGTACGCGCCGCGAAGCAGAACCAGGtgctcgcggtgcaggtcgggcgcagcgcgtcgacggtCGTGCGCTTCATCGTCGAAAAGACGGTGCCtccgacgctcgccgagggcgaggagggcgagggGGCGATTGCTGTGCGCCTCTCGACCGACTCGGAAGTGATTGTCGCGCCAaagcagcgtgcgccgcaacaggaaaaggccgaggcgctcgtgccgacCGCCGACACACCCAGCGGGCCGCTCAACGCAgcaagcgccgcggggGCGCTCGCCCATGCCATGTGGCGCGTCCTCCCGAGCGCCTACGTCCAAGAGGACGAGGGGAATAGCTggacggcgctcgtcccggcgtcgcacgcaccgccggACGTGGACCACCCTACGTACGAGCTGCTTTCGCTCGCATTTTCGCACGGCAAGGCGTGCGTCACGCGAATCGGCTGCCCGACGCAGTCCAAGGGCGACGAGCACCCGACGAACGCCACGGCCAGCGCGGCATttgcgccgggcgacgcgctgccgagcgcaccaGTGCAGTGGCCGCCGATGCACGTGTGGCTCGGCAAGGAACTGCGTGAGAAGCTCAACGTATCCGACTTGGACCTCGTGCAGttctcggcgccgccgccgggcgcggtGCGGGGCGCAGAACGGAGCACATCATTCCCTACACCGCTCCAGCGCTacacgccggcggcgctgccgggGATGGACAAGGTCATGGCCCagtgcctcggcgcagtCGAGGGCGTGCACCTCCAGCGCGTCTTgcaggccgccgaccaggggcgcctcgacgtgcacgaACAGGCCAAGGCACACGCCGTGCCGTACACGAGCACTAGTGGCCTCCTCCTGTGCGGCGGGCCGGGCTCGGGCAAGACGGCCGTCGCCaaggcggtcggcgcgcgcctcgcagCCGACCCTGCTGCGCTGTACCGCACCATGTACATTGACTGTGCGACATTCGTGGAAGAACGTAtgccgctcgtgcgctcgcACTTTAAAAAGtggctcgacgacgccgcatggcacgcgccgacgctgctcATCCTCGACAACCTCGACCTGCTGATGCCGGCCGAGGCAGAGAACGTCGACgggacacgctcgacgcagctcgcgcacgcgctcatTGCCAAGATCCAAGAAACAGTACAGGACTTTGACGTGTTTGTGCTGGCTACGGCGCAGTCGCTTACCAacgtgcacgccgcgctgcaagGCGGGCGCCTCTGGACCGAGACCGTGTCGATCAAGCCGCCGGCGAAggacgcgcggcgtgcgatcctcgagcgccttgtcggcgagcttgcgACAAAGGCGGCTAAGCAGAAGGAGGAGGAGTCCAGCGGCGCAACACCTGCCGAGCCCGaagcgcacgaggcgcagctgcccGAGCACGCTGCTGAGACGCAGCCCGGGGGAGAGGCAGAGGCACacatgccgccgccctcagacgccgcgcccccTCAAAACACGTCCGCCGCCCCCGATACCTCTGACCTCGACTGGGTGGCGCTCGTAAACAATACCGACGGCTACCACGTCGCTGACCTCAAGatgctcacgcagcgtgccgtgcACCAGTCCACAATGCGCCACCTGCTTGCCTCGGACGCATTCACGCTGAACATGGCCGACTTTGCGGCGGCCCAGGAAGACTTTACGCCGctctcgctgcgcgacgtcaAGCTCGAGAAGTCGAGCACGAACTGGTCCGACATTGGCGGCCTCACCGCTACGCGtcagacgctgcgcgagacgctcgagtgGCCAACCAAGTACGCGGCGATCTTTGCCAACTGCCCGCTGCGTCTGCGCTCGGGCCTGCTCTTGTACGGCTACCCCGGCTGCGGCAagacgctcctcgcgagcgccgtcgcaaAAGAGTGCGGCCTGCACTTTATCTCTGTCAAGGGTCCCGAGATCCTGAACAAGTATATCGGTGCGAGCGAAAAGTCGGTGCGCGACCTCTTTGAccgcgcgcaggccgccaAGCCCTGCGTGCTGTTTTTTGACGAGTTTGACTCGATTGCGCCAAAGCGTGGGCACGACTCGACCGGCGTGACGGACCGTGTCGTGAACCAGATGCTTACGCAGATGGACGGTGCCGAGGGCCTGGACGGCGTGTATGTGCTCGCGGCAACGTCGCGTCCTGACTTGATCGACTcggcgctcctgcgtcCGGGCCGTCTGGACAAGTCGCTGCTGTGCGACATGCCCAACTACGACGACCGCATTGATATCCTGAAGGCCATCTCCCAAAAGGTGCACCTCGACCCCGAAGTCGACCTGCACTACTGGGCGAAGCGCACAGAGGGCTTCTCGGGCGCGGACCTGCAGGCATTGCTGTACaatgcgcacctcgagaCGATTAACGAGGCAATCCagcacgacgacgtgccgcgTGCAAGCGGCCAGAcgcagccggcggcggTTGCCTACACGGCCGTGCCCCccaccgacgcgccgcccgccaaggcgcaaagcggcgcggagcgcgccgcgttctcagagcgcctcgcgcgcatcctcgGCGAGAAGAGCTCAGCGGCCGTCGCCAACGCCGCaccggccgaggcgccggccgcacggCTGGTCACCGCCAAGCAGATCGAGTCGGCACTGCGCACGACACGCCCCAGTGTCCCGAAAGAGGAGGTCGCACGTCTCTCGCGCATCTACCGCACGTTTGCGGGcgaccgcgacggcgctTTTCCGGatggcgcgccgagcgacgctATCGGTGCACGGACTAGTCTCATGTAG
- the NUA3 gene encoding putative component of NuA3 histone acetyltransferase complex (EggNog:ENOG503NVPI; COG:B; BUSCO:EOG09260ZG2), with product MADVSACFRPGVLGDAFIEEKHKEYDESVPYHHAVVDGLINDDLLRAARNEINEELHFTEKETDIYKVNQTGDLANLDGLPEEEAKRLQSVLKVRNAIYSEQFRSWIQRVTGCGALSAKKKDMSINDYRQGCHLLNHDDVISTRRVSYILYLPDPDEDWRPEWGGALELYPVKKAHCPEDIPSRVIPPRWNQYTLFAVQPGHSFHSVEEVVTPTHGRLSISGWFHRPQPGEPDFSQEEEDREAKAEKEFSSLESLSSKKWASEFEEYVDAEPPLPGSPIPSEHVRFLAHFLNPAYLTSKIQSTLFDKFGDESHLLLADFLRQDIAESLEKALRKKDEDDGLVWWAGEEKVGFDAVQIQPHGVGTHHAANASDEDKRWALAGPPHRERFATLDKTVTPRTADKVDYSQTPSPMPTLPASASDLLACLTHVLFPSVAFRHFVANITQLIPLAGRPIRARRFRPGLDYTLARSDEETVLDLTLTLTPDVVSSAKKVVRTTAKPKGLAGRKAKAPASLSKGVLSKADVGKLDAMWETGDIGGWECYLAPHEGEEDPAVYQSAASRRAKAQAEEGEGDEAQEADEADEDDEAQEAEEEADEDEDEEDDEAMDEDEDEDFDGVLLNVTPSYNTLNIVLRDEGVMRFVKYLSASAGGSRWDIAAEYTAGAAEVEMDEE from the coding sequence ATGGCCGACGTCAGTGCGTGCTTCCGCCCGGgggtgctcggcgatgcgTTCATCGAGGAGAAGCACAAGGAGTATGATGAGAGCGTACCTTACCACCATGCGGTTGTCGATGGTCTGATCAACGACGACCTCCTGCGTGCCGCACGGAACGAAATcaacgaggagctgcactTTACCGAGAAAGAGACCGACATTTACAAGGTGAACCAGACCGGTGACCTCGCGAACCTCGACGGGCTgccggaggaggaggcgaAGCGCCTGCAGTCTGTTCTCAAGGTGCGCAATGCGATCTACTCGGAGCAGTTCCGCTCGTGGATCCAGCGCGTGacgggctgcggcgccctGAGCGCCAAGAAGAAGGATATGAGCATCAACGACTACCGTCAGGGATGCCACCTGCTCAACCACGACGACGTGatctcgacgcgccgcgtgtcGTATATCCTCTACCTCCCGGACCCGGACGAGGACTGGCGCCCGGAATGGGGCGGCGCCCTCGAGCTGTACCCGGTCAAGAAGGCGCACTGCCCCGAGGACATTCCGTCCAGGGTCATTCCCCCGCGCTGGAACCAGTACACGCTGTTTGCCGTGCAGCCCGGCCACTCGTTCCACTCGGTTGAAGAGGTGGTGACACCGACGCACGGACGCCTGAGCATCTCGGGTTGGTTCCACCGGCCCCAGCCCGGCGAGCCCGACTTTTCgcaggaggaggaggaccgcgaggccaaggccgagaaggAGTTTAGCTCGCTCGAGAGCCTCTCGTCGAAAAAGTGGGCGAGCGAGTTTGAGGAgtacgtcgacgccgagccgccgctccCGGGCTCGCCGATCCCGTCCGAGCATGTGCGCTTCCTGGCACACTTTTTGAACCCTGCATACCTCACGAGCAAGATTCAGTCAACGCTCTTTGACAAATTCGGCGACGAATCACACCTGCTTCTTGCCGACTTCCTCCGCCAGGACATtgccgagtcgctcgaaAAGGCGCTCCGCaagaaggacgaggacgacggcCTGGTGTGGTGGGCCGGCGAAGAAAAGGTCGGCTTTGACGCGGTGCAAATCCAGCCgcacggcgtcggcacgcaccACGCGGCGAAcgccagcgacgaggacaagCGCTGGGCCCTGGCAGGCCcgccgcaccgcgagcgctttgcgacgctcgacaagaccgtcacgccgcgcaccgcggACAAGGTCGACTATAGCCagacgccgtcgccgatgccgacgctgcctgcgagcgcgtcggacCTGCTCGCGTGCCTGACGCATGTCCTCTTTCCCTCGGTGGCCTTCCGCCACTTTGTCGCCAACATTACGCAGCTCATTCCcctcgccggccgcccgatccgcgcgcgccgtttCCGCCCGGGTCTTGACTATACGCTGGCGCGCTCGGACGAAGAGACCGTGCTGGACCTTACTCTCACCCTCACGCCGGACGTGGTGAGCTCCGCCAAGAAGGTGGTGCGCACCACGGCGAAACCCAAGGGCCTCGCGGGCcgcaaggccaaggcgccggcgtcgcttAGCAAGGGCGTGCTGTCCAAGGCGGATGTCGGCAAGCTCGATGCGATGTGGGAGACGGGTGATATCGGCGGCTGGGAGTGCTACCTTGCCCCGCATGAAGGCGAGGAGGACCCCGCGGTGTACCAGAGTGCTGCGTCCCGCCGtgccaaggcgcaggccgaagagggcgagggcgacgaaGCCCaagaggccgacgaggccgacgaggacgacgaggcccAAGAGGCTGAAGAAGAAgccgacgaggatgaggacgaagaggacgacgaggcaatggacgaggacgaggacgaagacTTTGACGGTGTTCTCCTCAACGTCACGCCAAGCTACAACACGCTCAACATTGTGCTGCGTGACGAGGGCGTGATGCGTTTCGTCAAGTACCTCTCTgccagcgccggcggctcCCGCTGGGACATTGCGGCAGAGTACACGGCCGGtgcggccgaggtcgagatGGACGAGGAATAG
- the TRM1 gene encoding methylamine--glutamate N-methyltransferase (COG:J; EggNog:ENOG503NUG5; BUSCO:EOG09261H5E): protein MAPQPILLSPEAVATRGIHIKPHEAAFRENSATIVMPSKEAAFLNPVQEFNRDLSTLSIISWSQMVDREKKQRYEAHLNAREAKRAKRDEPEAKRLKTEEEKAYRPYKFTALEALSATGLRSIRYAKEIPLLGSVLANDLSATAVQAMRRNLALNFPPGRPLEEYVPLQGEQEAALSAPEAQEASTDAPDAASTDPQIHPDCKVIVNQGDAITLMYEHRDTPKRFDMVDLDPYGTASPFLDAAVQSVADGGLLCVTCTDLAVLAGHNYPEKCWSLYGGVSVKAEYSHEVALRLVLHAIATAAGKYGRYIQPMLSLSIDFYLRVFVRVWTRPETVKLNASKTGLVYSCSKCSDFHIQPMGRATSSANAKTGATNVKFGSASGPPTDMRCGECGGSFHVGGPMWFGPLHDPLFCDEVLTTLDSGKHKFGTEARIRGMVSTARDELDAPFYFHPAKIAGLFHCTSPPLAPVIHALLNAGFEASRSHCVAGSVKTNASRGEVYDLFRTWIKTNPVRADRLKDGSAAKGLLSRRNEDGTPATRRSYDLDTPNERTDEVVHGTSASRLVRYQMNPQANWGPGTAAKGHRKKQHRSLAPEDIARRAQDLKAKEQQP from the exons ATGGCACCCCAACCGATCCTGCTGAGCCCCGAGGCGGTCGCCACGCGGGGAATTCACATCAAGCCGCATGAGGCGGCGTTCCGCGAAAACAGCGCGACGATCGTCATGCCGTCCAAAGAGGCCGCGTTCCTGAACCCAGTGCAGGAGTTCAACCGCGACCTGAGCACGCTCTCGATCATCTCGTGGAGTCAGATGGTAGACCGCGAGAAGAAGCAGCGgtacgaggcgcacctgaatgcgcgcgaggcaaagcgcgcaaagcgcgacgagccggaAGCGAAGCGCCTCAAAACCGAGGAGGAAAAGGCGTACCGGCCGTACAAGTTTactgcgctcgaggcgctgagcGCTACCGGGCTACGCAGTATCCGGTATGCGAAAGAGATCCCGCTCCTCGGCTCGGTGCTCGCCAACGACCTGTCTGCGACGGCCGTccaggcgatgcgccgtaATCTCGCCCTCAACTTTCCGCCAGGGCGCCCGCTCGAGGAGTATGTCCCGCTCCAGGGCGAGCAAGAGGCAGCACTGAGCGCACCGGAGGCGCAGGAGGCATCTACtgacgcgcccgacgccgcgtcgactGATCCCCAGATCCACCCCGACTGCAAGGTCATTGTGAACCAAGGCGACGCAATCACGCTCATGTACGAGCACCGCGACACGCCGAAACGCTTCGACATGGTCGACTTGGACCCCTATggcaccgcgtcgccgttcctcgacgcggcggtgcagTCGGTGGCCGATGGCGGCCTCTTGTGTGTGACCTGCACGGACCTGGCGGTGCTTGCCGGGCACAACTACCCCGAAAAGTGCTGGTCGCTCTATGGTGGCGTGAGCGTCAAGGCAGAATACTCGCACGAagtcgcgctgcgtctcgtCCTGCACGCGATTGCGACGGCTGCCGGCAAGTACGGCCGCTACATCCAGCCAATGCTCTCGCTCTCGATCGACTTTTACCTGCGTGTCTTTGTGCGTGTGTGGACGCGCCCCGAGACGGTGAAGTTGAATGCGTCCAAGACGGGCCTGGTCTACTCGTGCTCCAAGTGCAGCGACTTTCATATCCAGCCGATGggccgcgcgacgagctcggcgaatGCCAAGACCGGCGCGACAAACGTCAAATTTGGCTCTGCGTCCGGCCCGCCGACCGACATGCGGTGCGGCGAGTGCGGCGGCAGCTTCCACGTCGGTGGCCCGATGTGGTTCGGCCCGCTGCACGACCCCCTCTTTTGCGACGAAGTCCTGAcgacgctcgactcgggcaAGCACAAGTTTGGGACGGAAGCGCGTATCCGCGGCATGGTCTCGACcgcacgcgac GAACTCGACGCTCCGTTCTACTTCCACCCTGCCAAGATCGCGGGGCTGTTTCACTGCACGAGCCCTCCCCTTGCGCCGGTCAT CCATGCCCTGCTCAACGCCGGATTcgaggcgtcgcgctcgcactGCGTCGCCGGCTCGGTCAAGACGAACGCGTCGCGTGGCGAAGTCTACGACCTGTTCCGTACGTGGATCAAGACGAACcccgtgcgcgccgaccgcctgAAAGacggctcggcggccaAAGGCCTGCTGTCCCGCCGGAACGAGGACGGGACgcctgcgacgcggcgctcctaCGATCTCGACACGCCGAACGAGCGTACGGACGAGGTGGTGCACGGcacgtccgcgtcgcgcctcgtgcgctaCCAAATGAACCCCCAGGCGAACTGGGGCcccggcacggcggccaAGGGCCACCGCAAAAAGCAGCACCGCAGCCTCGCCCCCGAAGAcatcgcgcggcgggcgcaggACCTGAAAGCGAAAGAGCAACAGCCATAG
- the mrpl38 gene encoding 54S ribosomal protein L38, mitochondrial (EggNog:ENOG503P2X8; COG:J; BUSCO:EOG09265HP0), with amino-acid sequence MLGLKATMSIIDNSGGLIAECINVLRYKSSKGLGRVGDEIVVVVQKARPIPTNQIPGSAANALKVRRGDVRHAVIVRTKKEAQRPDGRVVKFDDNACVLLNNRKEPLGTRVNGVVSSELRERGWGKILSLAPKVV; translated from the exons ATGCTGGGCCTGAAAGCGACGATGTCG ATTATCGACAACTCGGGCGGGTTGATCGCCGAGTGCATTAACGTGCTGCGCTACAAGAGCTCCAAGGGTCTTGGCCGTGTCG GCGACGAAATTGTGGTGGTGGTGCAAAAGGCGCGCCCGATTCCCACGAACCAGATTccgggcagcgcggcgaaTGCGCTCAAGGTGCGCCgtggcgacgtgcgccacgCGGTGATTGTGCGCACCAAGAAGGAAGCACAGCGCCCGGACGGCCGCGTGGTCAAGTTTGACGACAACGCGTGCGTTCTTCTCAACAACCGCAAGGAaccgctcggcacgcgcgtcaACGGCGTCGTGTccagcgagctgcgcgagcgcggctgGGGCAAGATCCTCAGTCTCGCGCCAAAAGTTGTTTAG
- a CDS encoding uncharacterized protein (EggNog:ENOG503P375; COG:G), whose protein sequence is MAPTSRIYLTRHAQAEHNVDEDYSILDAPLTDLGKKQAQRLPLLTQDLQSIAQVVLSSPLRRTLQTTALGYPDAVKRLGGHAKVVCLPQLQECSANLCDTGSSRAELEAIPEFARFDLSHLTDDWTSKAGFYGAEPAALDARARWIRQYLRERPEEHIVVVAHGDILRRMIGEEYPWTNAEVRLFQFDPATVADADCPLFHVQDIAAGGRTDADLLQRGAPANSTNVLPAVATVSEDVSDVSGERIASMEARVKQIQASVQSQASELEDLDRRLAEAEVKKAALEKST, encoded by the exons ATGGCGCCCACGAGCCGCATCTACCTGACCCGGCACGCccaggccgagcac AACGTTGACGAAGACTACTCGATCCTCGATGCGCCCCTGACTGATCTCGGCAAGAaacaggcgcagcgcctgccgctGCTGACGCAGGACCTGCAAAGCATCGCCCAGGTCGTGCTcagctcgccgctgcgccgcacgctgcagacGACTGCGCTTGGCTACCCTGATGCGGTAAAGCGCCTGGGCGGCCACGCCAAGGTGGTGTGCCTGCCGCAGCTGCAAGAGTGCAGCGCGAACCTTTGCGACACGGGCTcgagccgcgccgagctcgaggcgattCCCGAGTTTGCGCGCTTCGACCTGTCGCACCTGACCGACGACTGGACGAGCAAGGCGGGCTTTTACGGTGCCGAgcctgctgcgctcgacgcgcgtgcgcgctggATCCGCCAGTATTtgcgcgagcgccccgAGGAGCACAttgtcgtcgtcgcccacGGAGACATTCTGCGCCGCATGATCGGTGAAGAGTACCCCTGGACCaacgccgaggtgcgcctcTTTCAGTTCGACCCCGCGACCGTGGCGGACGCGGACTGCCCCCTCTTTCACGTGCAGGACATTGCCGCGGGCGGCCGCACGGATGCGGACCTcttgcagcgcggcgcgccggccaacTCGACGAACGTGCTCCCCGCCGTGGCTACTGTAAGCGAGGACGTTTCGGACGTGTcgggcgagcgcatcgcctcgatGGAGGCGCGCGTAAAGCAGATCCAGGCCTCGGTGCAGTCGCAGGCGAGCGAGCTGGAGGacctcgaccgccgcctggccgaggccgaggtgaAAAAGGCCGCGCTGGAAAAGAGTACGTAG
- the YDJ1 gene encoding Type I HSP40 co-chaperone (EggNog:ENOG503NW8I; COG:O), translating into MVKAYRKKALSLHPDKGGDPELFKEVTNAYEILSDSDKREMYDRFGMEGVSESGGMGGGMDPQDLFSQLFGGGGGGFFGGGGRPRGPKKGKDLIHRVKATLEDLYKGKLTKLALQKHVLCSKCDGRGGKEGSVKTCNTCHGQGIKVVLRQLGPMVQQMQQACTDCQGTGEQIDPKDRCKACSGKKITQERKVLEVRIDKGMEDGHQITFKEEADQAPNTIPGDVIIIVDEQPHPRFKRKRNDLFVDVKVDLLTALAGGKLGIEHLDDHALSVDIPAGEIIKPGDMKVLRGQGMPSYRHHELGDLYVNLSVDFPDSLSEEQRGLLEKALPPRTTKANLPNNVDVEDVVMDTIDDNEAHRARTGPASGADMDDDEAGGGPQVQCAQG; encoded by the exons ATGGTGAA GGCATACCGCAAGAAGGCGCTGTCGCTGCACCCTGACAAGGGCGGTGACCCTGAGCTCTTCAAGGAAGTCACGAATGCATACGAGATCCTCTCTGACTCGGACAAGCGCGAGATGTACGACCGCTTCGGCATGGAGGGTGTGTCGGAGTCTGGTggcatgggcggcggcatggaCCCCCAGGACCTCTTCTCGCAGCTgttcggcggcggcggcggcggtttctttggcggcggcggccgccccCGTGGCCCCAAGAAGGGCAAGGATCTGATCCACCGTGTCAAGGCGACCCTCGAGGACCTGTACAAGGGCAAGCTCACCAAGCTGGCCCTGCAGAAGCATGTGCTGTGCTCCAAGTGTGatgggcgcggcggcaaggAGGGCTCGGTGAAGACGTGCAACACCTGCCACGGCCAGGGTATCAAGGTGGTCCTCCGCCAGCTCGGCCCGATGGTGCAGCAGATGCAGCAGGCATGCACAGACTGCCAGGGCACCGGTGAGCAGATCGACCCCAAGGACCGCTGCAAGGCGTGCAGCGGCAAGAAGATCacgcaggagcgcaaggtgctcgaggtccGTATCGACAAGGGTATGGAGGACGGCCACCAGATCACCTTTAAGGAGGAGGCCGACCAGGCGCCGAACACGATCCCCGGCGATGTGATCATTATTGTGGACGAGCAGCCGCACCCCCGCTtcaagcgcaagcgcaacgATCTGTTTGTCGACGTCAAGGTCGACCTGCtcaccgcgctcgccggcggcaagctcggcatcgagcacctcgacgaccaCGCGCTCTCGGTCGACATCCCTGCCGGCGAGATCATCAAGCCGGGTGACATGAAAGTGCTGCGCGGTCAGGGTATGCCCTCGTACCGCcaccacgagctcggcgatctGTACGTGAACCTCTCGGTGGACTTCCCCGATAGCCTGTCggaggagcagcgcggcctgctcgagaaGGCGCTTCCGCCCCGCACCACCAAGGCGAACCTGCCGAACAATGTGGACGTGGAGGACGTCGTGATGGATACCATTGACGATAACGAGGCCCACCGTGCGCGCACGGGTcccgcctcgggcgccgatatggacgacgacgaggccggcggcggtccCCAGGTGCAGTGCGCCCAGGGCTAG